Proteins encoded by one window of Mercenaria mercenaria strain notata chromosome 4, MADL_Memer_1, whole genome shotgun sequence:
- the LOC128556213 gene encoding uncharacterized protein LOC128556213 isoform X1: MGVPDFIFGVVVCLLIQLSTGQMLINEELRNEASCTLDVTISCGNNDIIAVHSVYFFYDSDCTNTCCKYNSSHSSVGADENDIQGIRRLCSGRESCSHAFDGKRNFGQWNVQTPSYVMVQYFCIPGSRMNTVCSNEEIMSQGRLPLYLTNENYPSVTTGNSTCSCSLEINSCSSNVRLHLLDIDLYLDTQTCEQSLEFANGKGNLLKDIHCESYHTNNITTINLGSHYVRITFVDKSTQDQEGYFLLGFEASDANALVSLSCTYKQESICRDCEDNANVSNGSLNLHNVSNTGTGALADVECNPGYETKKTIVICQETGRWENSTCFPKGTKYHCNMKDDLILLAVPLYQIPKSSNV, encoded by the exons ATGGGAGTACCTGATTTCATTTTTGGCGTTGTCGTTTGCCTACTAATTCAATTAAGTACAG GTCAAATGTTGATAAACGAGGAGCTACGGAATGAGGCCTCTTGCACACTTGATGTAACTATAAGTTGTGGCAACAATGACATTATTGCGGTACATTCCGTGTACTTCTTCTATGATTCGGACTGTACCAATACGTGTTGTAAATACAACAGCAGTCATTCCAGTGTCGGCGCAGATGAAAACGATATACAGGGAATTCGTCGCCTATGCTCTGGTAGAGAATCATGCAGTCATGCGTTTGACGGAAAGCGAAATTTTGGACAGTGGAATGTACAGACGCCTTCCTACGTTATGGTACAATATTTCTGTATTCCTG GATCAAGAATGAATACAGTTTGCTCTAATGAAGAGATAATGTCGCAGGGGAGATTACCACTGTACCTGACAAACGAGAATTACCCTTCTGTAACAACAGGAAATAGTACGTGCTCTTGCTCGTTGGAGATAAACTCGTGTTCTTCAAATGTTCGCCTTCATTTGTTAGATATAGACCTATACTTAGACAcgcaaacctgtgaacaaagtcTCGAATTCGCGAATGGCAAAGGCAACTTGTTGAAGGACATTCACTGTGAAAGTTACCACACCAacaatataacaacaataaatctagGTTCGCACTACGTGAGAATAACCTTCGTCGATAAATCAACGCAAGACCAGGAAGGATACTTTCTTCTAGGATTTGAAG CTTCTGATGCAAATGCTTTAGTCAGTCTTAGCTGTACTTACAAGCAAGAGTCGATATGTCGCG ATTGTGAAGATAATGCCAATGTTTCAAATGGTAGCTTAAATCTCCATAATGTGAGCAACACTGGTACTGGTGCACTTGCTGATGTCGAATGTAATCCTGGGTATGAGACCAAGAAAACAATTGTAATTTGTCAAGAAACAGGACGTTGGGAAAATTCTACTTGCTTTCCAAAAGGTACAAAATATCACTGTAATATGAAAGATGATTTGATACTGTTAGCAGTGCCATTATATCAGATTCCTAAAAGCAGTAATGTCTGA
- the LOC128556213 gene encoding uncharacterized protein LOC128556213 isoform X2, whose translation MGVPDFIFGVVVCLLIQLSTGQMLINEELRNEASCTLDVTISCGNNDIIAVHSVYFFYDSDCTNTCCKYNSSHSSVGADENDIQGIRRLCSGRESCSHAFDGKRNFGQWNVQTPSYVMVQYFCIPGSRMNTVCSNEEIMSQGRLPLYLTNENYPSVTTGNSTCSCSLEINSCSSNVRLHLLDIDLYLDTQTCEQSLEFANGKGNLLKDIHCESYHTNNITTINLGSHYVRITFVDKSTQDQEGYFLLGFEASDANALVSLSCTYKQESICRA comes from the exons ATGGGAGTACCTGATTTCATTTTTGGCGTTGTCGTTTGCCTACTAATTCAATTAAGTACAG GTCAAATGTTGATAAACGAGGAGCTACGGAATGAGGCCTCTTGCACACTTGATGTAACTATAAGTTGTGGCAACAATGACATTATTGCGGTACATTCCGTGTACTTCTTCTATGATTCGGACTGTACCAATACGTGTTGTAAATACAACAGCAGTCATTCCAGTGTCGGCGCAGATGAAAACGATATACAGGGAATTCGTCGCCTATGCTCTGGTAGAGAATCATGCAGTCATGCGTTTGACGGAAAGCGAAATTTTGGACAGTGGAATGTACAGACGCCTTCCTACGTTATGGTACAATATTTCTGTATTCCTG GATCAAGAATGAATACAGTTTGCTCTAATGAAGAGATAATGTCGCAGGGGAGATTACCACTGTACCTGACAAACGAGAATTACCCTTCTGTAACAACAGGAAATAGTACGTGCTCTTGCTCGTTGGAGATAAACTCGTGTTCTTCAAATGTTCGCCTTCATTTGTTAGATATAGACCTATACTTAGACAcgcaaacctgtgaacaaagtcTCGAATTCGCGAATGGCAAAGGCAACTTGTTGAAGGACATTCACTGTGAAAGTTACCACACCAacaatataacaacaataaatctagGTTCGCACTACGTGAGAATAACCTTCGTCGATAAATCAACGCAAGACCAGGAAGGATACTTTCTTCTAGGATTTGAAG CTTCTGATGCAAATGCTTTAGTCAGTCTTAGCTGTACTTACAAGCAAGAGTCGATATGTCGCG CTTAA
- the LOC123551039 gene encoding acetylcholine receptor subunit alpha-type unc-38-like yields MLLERGKMFIIFYALLGFVIGSISATTINDTETLHTDLFQNYNKNVRPINNQSAAMTVRISLYIKSIQEFDEVNEKFSFVAALQLAWTDEKLMWKPEQYGGLNLITVSYNDVWVPELTLSSPSARGTTIGKSSDRIRIEDNGETEWMPANIIESTCSVNARNFPFDTQSCSTSFTSLGYKSNEVTLIAGLSTISFNVYSPNALWDVTGSEAKTEIFGTARESEITFTLELKRKPAFVVNNIILPTFILSLLNVLVFVLVPESGERIGYCITTLLAIAVYMTIVSDLLPQTAEPVPLISYKLMIDMILSALIVLVTIVNMRLRSKDDADIVPAWLNSVYIVLSCTRSKIHPKEDAEEIPKRKKLLQTSAVEKEHLAEEKTKGDFDQKSKAESKETDNPITWKKISYMVDWLALITFTFASLLNMTVFIGIAKS; encoded by the coding sequence ATGCTACTCGAAAGaggaaaaatgtttataattttttatgcaCTTTTGGGTTTTGTAATTGGGTCGATTAGCGCAACTACAATTAACGATACGGAAACTCTACATACGgacttatttcaaaattataacaaaaatgtgCGTCCAATAAACAACCAGAGTGCAGCTATGACTGTAAGAATATCCCTTTATATCAAATCAATACAGGAATTTGATGAAGTGaatgaaaaattttcatttgttgCGGCTCTACAGTTAGCTTGGACAGACGAAAAATTGATGTGGAAGCCCGAACAGTATGGTGGACTTAACCTGATAACGGTATCCTACAACGATGTCTGGGTCCCGGAACTGACTTTATCAAGCCCGTCTGCAAGGGGTACAACAATCGGGAAATCTTCCGACAGAATTCGTATAGAAGACAATGGCGAAACCGAATGGATGCCAGCAAATATCATCGAGAGCACGTGCAGCGTTAACGCAAGAAATTTCCCTTTCGACACTCAGAGTTGTTCGACTAGTTTTACATCGCTGGGTTACAAAAGCAACGAAGTTACTCTAATAGCAGGGTTGTCAACGATTTCGTTTAACGTTTATTCTCCTAATGCATTGTGGGACGTGACTGGATCGGAAGCTAAGACGGAAATATTTGGTACTGCTAGAGAGTCTGAAATTACGTTCACTCTGGAGTTGAAAAGAAAACCAGCTTTTGTTGTAAATAACATCATATTGCCAACTTTTATTCTCAGCTTGTTAAATGTGCTGGTTTTTGTTCTAGTGCCGGAATCAGGAGAGCGTATAGGGTACTGTATCACAACCCTGCTAGCCATCGCCGTGTATATGACAATTGTGAGTGACTTGTTGCCGCAGACAGCTGAGCCAGTAcctcttatttcatataaattaatgatTGACATGATCTTAAGTGCACTGATTGTTTTAGTCACCATTGTGAATATGCGGCTGCGCTCCAAAGATGATGCTGACATTGTCCCAGCATGGCTGAATTCTGTTTACATAGTTTTAAGCTGTACACGGAGTAAGATACATCCAAAAGAAGACGCCGAAgaaattccaaaaagaaaaaagttgtTGCAAACAAGTGCGGTCGAAAAGGAACATTTAGCTGAAGAGAAAACTAAAGGTGACTTTGACCAGAAAAGTAAAGCAGAGAGTAAAGAAACAGACAATCCGATCACGTGGAAGAAAATAAGCTACATGGTTGATTGGCTCGCTCTTATAACGTTCACATTTGCTTCGCTGTTGAATATGACTGTGTTCATTGGAATCGCAAAATCGTGA